The Chitinophaga sp. H8 genome contains a region encoding:
- a CDS encoding aldose 1-epimerase family protein: MLQLSNEKLSVTIAEKGAELQSVIRKDLQLEYMWSGDPAFWGKKSPVLFPVVGGLNNNSYTYEGKSYSLGRHGFARDMVFEVTAQTDSRITLTLTDNEATWKVYPFHFRFHIHYAIAEEQLTVIYEIENTGKSDLLFSVGGHPAFKVPLVAGTTFEDYYLYFNEEEHAGKWPLSAAGLIENTPVPSLEHTHTLPVNKPLFYNDALVFKELASTKVTLKSDATPHGLEMDTEGFPYLGIWSAKDADFICIEPWCGIADHEGTNGKLEDKEGIERLFPDGKFKRDWKVVFF; this comes from the coding sequence ATGCTGCAATTATCCAATGAAAAATTAAGTGTTACGATTGCTGAAAAAGGCGCAGAGCTGCAAAGTGTGATCCGTAAGGATCTGCAACTGGAATACATGTGGAGTGGAGATCCTGCTTTCTGGGGGAAAAAAAGTCCGGTATTATTTCCGGTGGTAGGCGGGTTAAACAATAACAGCTATACGTATGAAGGGAAGTCGTATTCCCTGGGCAGGCATGGTTTTGCCAGGGATATGGTGTTTGAGGTAACTGCTCAAACGGATAGCCGGATTACGCTCACACTTACCGATAATGAAGCTACCTGGAAAGTGTATCCGTTTCATTTCCGCTTTCACATCCACTATGCCATTGCAGAAGAACAGCTGACAGTGATCTATGAGATTGAAAATACGGGAAAGTCTGATCTGTTGTTTTCCGTAGGAGGGCATCCCGCATTTAAAGTACCCCTGGTGGCAGGTACTACTTTTGAGGACTATTATCTTTATTTCAATGAGGAGGAGCATGCGGGCAAATGGCCATTGTCTGCTGCAGGGTTGATTGAAAATACACCGGTACCATCATTGGAACATACCCACACATTACCGGTTAACAAACCCTTGTTTTATAATGATGCCCTCGTATTTAAGGAGCTGGCTTCCACCAAAGTAACGTTGAAGAGTGATGCTACGCCGCATGGATTGGAGATGGATACGGAAGGCTTTCCTTATTTAGGGATCTGGTCGGCCAAGGATGCCGATTTTATATGTATTGAACCCTGGTGTGGTATTGCAGATCATGAGGGCACTAATGGCAAGCTGGAAGATAAAGAAGGAATAGAGCGATTATTCCCCGATGGTAAATTCAAACGGGATTGGAAAGTTGTTTTCTTTTAG
- a CDS encoding DNA-3-methyladenine glycosylase codes for MQPDMNNGVALPHLQKLGYEFYNRTNVLTIAKALIGKIIVTHFDGQYTAGRIVETEAYNGIIDKASHAYGGRRTNRTEVMYQQAGLAYVYLCYGIHHLFNIVTNEQDTPHAVLVRAVAPLAGIPVMLERTGKKKADYTLTRGPGNVSKALGIVTGHTGQSLLGDVIYIATDNFPIKPREIVATPRIGVDYAGADALLPYRFILKGNPYVSGKK; via the coding sequence ATGCAACCAGATATGAACAACGGCGTGGCCTTGCCCCATCTCCAGAAACTGGGATATGAGTTTTACAACCGTACCAATGTACTCACCATCGCCAAAGCACTGATAGGAAAGATTATCGTTACCCACTTTGACGGACAGTATACGGCAGGGCGCATTGTGGAAACAGAAGCCTATAACGGTATCATTGATAAAGCCTCCCACGCCTATGGGGGCAGGCGTACCAACAGGACTGAAGTGATGTACCAACAGGCGGGGCTTGCTTATGTTTACTTATGCTATGGTATTCACCATCTTTTTAATATCGTTACCAACGAGCAGGATACACCGCATGCGGTGTTGGTAAGAGCAGTAGCGCCGCTGGCAGGTATTCCGGTTATGCTGGAGCGAACCGGTAAAAAGAAAGCAGATTACACCCTTACCAGAGGTCCGGGCAATGTTTCCAAAGCATTAGGTATCGTAACAGGCCACACCGGGCAAAGCCTGCTGGGCGATGTCATATACATCGCAACAGACAACTTCCCCATAAAACCGCGGGAAATTGTGGCTACTCCACGTATTGGGGTAGACTATGCAGGTGCAGATGCATTGCTCCCCTACCGGTTTATACTGAAAGGCAACCCATATGTAAGTGGAAAAAAATAA
- a CDS encoding 3-ketoacyl-ACP reductase codes for MESLKGKTALITGGGKGIGRAIAIALAKEGVNIALLGRSTGPLEEVAAEVAAHRVKVAFAIADVGDINAVNTAVQKISEAFDTIDILINNAGIAAFGNFMELAPEQWENIIRVNLLGVYYVTRAILPGMIERQTGDIINISSTAGQRGAPLTSAYSASKFGLLGLTESLMLEVRKHNIRVSALTPSTIATDMAKELKLTDGNPDKVLQPDDLAEFVVSQLKLNRRVLVKSAGLWSTNP; via the coding sequence ATGGAGTCATTAAAAGGAAAAACAGCGCTCATTACAGGCGGAGGTAAAGGCATAGGCCGCGCCATCGCCATTGCGCTGGCAAAAGAAGGAGTCAACATCGCGCTGCTGGGACGGTCTACCGGCCCACTGGAAGAAGTAGCTGCAGAGGTAGCTGCTCACCGTGTAAAAGTAGCTTTTGCGATTGCAGATGTAGGAGATATAAATGCCGTAAATACTGCGGTACAAAAGATTTCCGAAGCATTTGACACTATCGATATTCTCATCAATAATGCAGGGATTGCTGCCTTTGGCAATTTTATGGAATTAGCGCCCGAACAATGGGAAAACATCATCCGCGTAAACCTCCTGGGTGTATATTATGTTACACGTGCCATACTGCCGGGTATGATCGAACGCCAGACCGGAGATATTATCAATATCTCTTCTACAGCGGGACAACGAGGTGCACCACTTACCAGTGCATACAGTGCCTCTAAATTTGGTTTACTGGGCCTTACTGAATCCCTGATGCTGGAAGTAAGGAAGCATAATATCCGCGTCAGCGCCTTAACCCCCAGTACAATTGCTACAGACATGGCAAAGGAACTGAAACTGACTGATGGTAATCCCGACAAGGTATTGCAACCGGATGACCTGGCCGAGTTTGTGGTATCACAACTGAAACTGAACCGCCGGGTGCTGGTAAAATCTGCAGGGTTATGGTCTACTAATCCCTGA
- a CDS encoding SusD/RagB family nutrient-binding outer membrane lipoprotein, translated as MRYIHKLSLLLLCSLILGACSKNLGDINVNPNDPETIDPQYLMSNVLLSAAYDYQKDSYMSEPASAGRYITMVRNEGPDKFGWGPQGWDGHYQKLSTIYNMVSIAKSRSQDQYVAIGKILNAFSASYLTDLYGDVPYKEALQLKDGIVHPKYDTQESIYMDLLKQLKEANDVLATTTLPIDKTADMMYGGKAIMWQKFANSLRLRLLLRCSKNYANAFTEMQEILSNKAKYPIFESNADNAQVPYLGTNKDNSWPGSTIASSPDEFDKRKPSKEIVDFLLKRNDPRLPVLVAKVEEIGTIDKNEYVGVPNAIPAPYDYNGGNKKMSLLSPLFSSSKNDMLKASLVSYPEILFILAEGLQKGKITVAGETAESMYYKAIAAGMAQYGVTGDAENMHYYDQALVKYDGTLKQLIGQKWMAGFLKGAEGWFDHRRTGFPEFVLGPMAAQSTIPKRYIYPDNENGLNEASYQEAIARIGGDTRNVLMWYLK; from the coding sequence ATGCGATATATACATAAATTAAGCTTATTGCTGCTTTGCTCGTTAATATTGGGAGCTTGTAGTAAAAACCTGGGAGATATTAACGTCAATCCCAATGACCCGGAAACAATAGATCCTCAATACCTGATGTCGAATGTGCTGCTTTCAGCTGCCTACGATTATCAGAAGGATAGTTATATGTCTGAACCTGCATCCGCCGGCCGTTATATTACCATGGTCCGGAACGAAGGGCCTGACAAATTTGGCTGGGGCCCTCAGGGCTGGGATGGTCATTATCAGAAATTGTCTACCATTTATAACATGGTGAGCATTGCTAAAAGCCGTTCACAGGACCAGTATGTTGCTATTGGCAAAATCTTGAATGCTTTCTCCGCTTCGTATTTAACAGATCTGTATGGAGATGTACCTTACAAAGAAGCTCTGCAGCTGAAAGATGGTATTGTACATCCCAAGTATGATACACAGGAGTCTATTTATATGGACTTGTTAAAGCAGCTGAAAGAAGCCAATGATGTACTGGCTACTACCACTTTGCCGATTGACAAAACAGCCGATATGATGTACGGTGGTAAGGCAATCATGTGGCAAAAGTTCGCCAATTCCTTACGGTTGCGGTTGTTACTGCGTTGTTCCAAAAACTATGCAAACGCTTTTACAGAAATGCAGGAAATACTGAGCAATAAAGCCAAGTACCCCATTTTTGAAAGCAATGCAGATAATGCACAGGTACCTTATCTGGGAACCAATAAAGACAACAGCTGGCCTGGTAGCACGATTGCCAGCTCTCCAGACGAGTTTGACAAGCGTAAACCCAGCAAGGAAATAGTTGACTTTCTGCTGAAAAGGAATGATCCAAGACTACCAGTACTGGTAGCTAAAGTGGAAGAAATTGGTACAATAGATAAGAATGAGTACGTAGGTGTACCCAATGCTATTCCCGCGCCTTATGACTATAATGGGGGCAATAAAAAGATGTCCCTGTTGAGCCCACTGTTCTCCAGCAGCAAAAATGATATGTTAAAAGCCAGCCTGGTTTCTTATCCTGAAATACTTTTCATTCTGGCAGAAGGTTTACAGAAGGGTAAGATCACAGTAGCCGGTGAAACTGCTGAGTCTATGTATTACAAAGCTATCGCAGCAGGTATGGCCCAATACGGTGTAACCGGTGATGCAGAGAATATGCATTATTATGATCAGGCACTGGTAAAATATGATGGCACTTTAAAGCAGTTGATCGGACAGAAATGGATGGCCGGATTCCTGAAAGGTGCAGAAGGCTGGTTTGACCACCGCCGTACCGGTTTCCCTGAATTTGTGCTGGGGCCAATGGCTGCACAGAGCACTATTCCCAAAAGGTATATCTACCCTGATAATGAGAATGGCTTGAACGAGGCTTCTTACCAGGAAGCGATTGCCCGGATAGGTGGTGATACCCGTAATGTGTTGATGTGGTACCTGAAATAA
- the namA gene encoding NADPH dehydrogenase NamA, translating to MTHLFSPLQLREITFRNRVAVSPMCEYSSVDGFANDWHLVHLGSRAVGGAGLVLTEATAVSPEGRISPDDLGIWKDEHIPVLQRVTSFIHAQGSIAGMQLAHAGRKASMTSPWKGNKLVPAAAGGWQVVAPSAIPFSEDYGMPLALTTEGIQQVITDFSKAAVRALQAGFKVLEIHAAHGYLIHEFLSPLSNQRTDEYGGSFENRIRLLLEITAAIRAVWPAQYPLFVRISATDWAAGGWSLEESIQLAAVLKDKEVDLIDCSSGGLVAHAKITVGPLYQVPFAEKIHQETGMRTGAVGMITTAKEAEEIIATGKADLVIMARELLRDPYFPLHAAHELGFEGMPWPDQYLRAKKR from the coding sequence ATGACACATTTATTCAGTCCGTTACAGCTCAGGGAGATTACTTTCAGGAACAGGGTGGCCGTTTCACCCATGTGTGAGTATTCATCAGTGGATGGATTTGCAAACGACTGGCACCTGGTACATCTGGGTAGCCGGGCGGTGGGAGGTGCCGGGTTGGTGCTCACGGAAGCTACTGCTGTTTCTCCGGAGGGACGTATTTCCCCGGATGATCTGGGTATCTGGAAAGATGAACATATTCCTGTATTGCAAAGAGTCACTTCGTTTATACATGCGCAGGGTAGTATTGCAGGGATGCAGCTGGCACATGCAGGGCGTAAAGCGAGTATGACTTCCCCCTGGAAGGGCAATAAGCTGGTGCCGGCAGCTGCCGGAGGCTGGCAGGTAGTGGCCCCCAGTGCGATTCCTTTTAGTGAGGATTATGGTATGCCCCTGGCTTTGACAACGGAGGGCATACAGCAGGTGATAACAGACTTTAGTAAAGCAGCAGTGAGAGCATTGCAGGCAGGATTTAAAGTGTTGGAAATACATGCTGCACATGGCTACCTCATCCATGAATTTTTATCTCCACTGAGTAATCAGCGTACAGATGAATATGGAGGCAGTTTTGAAAACAGGATCCGGTTGTTATTGGAGATAACAGCAGCAATAAGAGCTGTTTGGCCGGCACAGTATCCACTATTTGTACGTATTTCTGCCACGGATTGGGCAGCTGGGGGATGGTCGCTGGAAGAATCCATACAACTGGCAGCGGTACTGAAAGATAAAGAAGTGGACCTGATAGATTGTTCTTCAGGAGGCCTGGTGGCGCATGCGAAGATAACAGTAGGTCCCTTGTACCAGGTACCTTTTGCAGAAAAAATACATCAGGAAACGGGAATGCGGACAGGTGCCGTAGGTATGATCACTACTGCCAAAGAAGCAGAGGAAATTATAGCCACCGGTAAGGCAGATCTTGTTATTATGGCGAGGGAACTGTTACGGGATCCTTATTTTCCGTTACATGCTGCGCATGAATTGGGATTTGAAGGGATGCCATGGCCGGATCAATATTTACGGGCCAAAAAAAGATGA
- a CDS encoding glycerophosphodiester phosphodiesterase family protein produces MRSYVLFSLLIFITAKVVAQPPLPYSKHTTVVIAHRGDHVLVPENTVAACKKAITHGVDYVEVDLRTTKDGELVLMHNATVDHMTNGKGAVKDLTFAAIRQLAVKPRLEADKNVYRVPTFKEVLAACKGKIHIYLDFKDADVAKTYALIKAAGMERSVIVYINAEEQLKQWQQIAPQMPLMCSLPETVKDAASLQAFIRTAKVAALDGDHRQYTPEMLAAAKAAKVAVWLDVQEKEEGPAQWDPALQLKVDGMQTDHPEILVKYLQKKGRR; encoded by the coding sequence ATGCGTTCATACGTCTTATTTTCCCTTTTAATTTTCATAACAGCAAAGGTGGTGGCACAGCCACCTTTGCCTTATAGCAAACATACAACGGTGGTAATTGCGCACCGGGGCGATCATGTACTGGTACCGGAAAATACGGTAGCAGCCTGCAAAAAAGCAATTACACATGGCGTAGATTATGTGGAGGTAGATCTTCGCACAACAAAAGACGGGGAGCTGGTACTGATGCACAATGCTACCGTAGATCACATGACGAATGGCAAGGGAGCAGTGAAAGACCTGACCTTTGCAGCCATCAGGCAATTAGCAGTAAAGCCCAGACTGGAGGCTGATAAAAACGTGTACCGTGTGCCCACTTTTAAGGAAGTGCTGGCAGCCTGTAAAGGCAAGATTCATATCTACCTTGATTTTAAGGACGCAGATGTTGCCAAAACCTACGCTTTGATCAAAGCTGCAGGCATGGAACGATCTGTTATCGTATATATTAATGCGGAAGAGCAGTTGAAACAGTGGCAGCAAATAGCGCCGCAAATGCCCTTGATGTGCAGTTTGCCGGAAACGGTAAAAGATGCAGCCAGCTTACAGGCGTTTATCCGCACTGCAAAAGTGGCGGCATTGGATGGTGATCACCGGCAATATACACCGGAAATGCTGGCTGCTGCAAAAGCAGCCAAAGTAGCAGTGTGGCTGGATGTGCAGGAGAAAGAAGAAGGACCCGCGCAATGGGATCCTGCATTACAGCTGAAGGTGGATGGTATGCAAACAGATCATCCGGAAATCTTAGTAAAATATCTGCAGAAAAAAGGCAGGAGATAA